The genomic stretch AGCTTGGATTACCTAATATCATCGATCCTATTCTTTCACTTATTGTGTCCGGCTTTATCTTATATAGTGCATATGAAGTAGGAAAGCATAACTGTAACATTCTTCTTGACAGAGTAGTGGTGGATACAGAGGAAATCAGAAATATCGTAATGAGCTTTGAAGAAGTGAAAGATACTCATAAGATACGAAGCAGAGGAAGTATTGAGAATCTGTATATTGATATGCATATACTGGTGGAACCCTGTCTGAATATACAAGAGACCCACAAACTGGTTCACGAGATAGAAAATGCCATTAGATCTCATATGAATCAGAGCGCACAGGTAAATGTACATCTTGAACCCTATATAGCAGAAAATACAAATTAAATTATTATAAAAAATAAATGATCAAGTGAATTCATATTTTATTAACTGCTGATCGCATTTGTTGTTTAGAAAAAATGTGAAAATATTTGACAAACAATAACTATCATGATAGTATACATTTATTACCATATTAATACCTTTACTAAGTGATTATTAAGGAGGAAAAAATGAAATTAAAACATAGTTTAGTAAGTTTCACAATAGTTTTTATGCTTGTACTAGTAAGCCTACATCCAAGTAAAGCAAGTGCAGCAACAGGTATTGATTTATCATATTGGTATACTGATTCAAGTGATATATACTATTGGGATACTTCTACAATTAAAACTTTTACCGGTACTAATGTTACAAACAGTTTACTTTCAACAACAAAAATAAATGAATACGTTTCATTGGGATTCTCAAGTTGGAATAGTGCTACTGGTTTATCGAGAAATATCGTTGCAAGTCAATCACAAGCAAATTTAGCTATTGGTGGTATTAGTAGCAGTGATGCATCGAGTATAGGCATACCTGTAAATGTTGCTGGAGTAACATTATATTCTGGAACATTTGCAATTAATGGATATTATAACAATTCAACTAAGTATATATATAAAATTTCTAGTCCAACTAATCTATATTTGGTTAATTCTTCAGCAACAAGTAGTTTTACTGAAACCACCTGGAAAAAAGTAGTTGTCCATGAAATGGGGCATGCATTTGGTTATACAGGACATTATAATAGTGGTAATATAATGCAAGAATATATAGAAAATGTTACTTCAACTACACCTAGTACCAATGAAAAAAATCATATAGGTCAGGTATATTGATAAGGAGAGAGATTATGGCTAGAAAATTTATAATTTTATCTATATCTTTAAGTATTTTGGCATTGGTAATGGTTTTTAATTTTAACAGAAATAATGAAGAAATTAATGAAAATTCATTTAATATTAATATTACTAAAGATAATGATGTAATCGGAAATAAAAGCAATATATCTGCAGTATATGTTGATGGTTATAACACTTTAAATGAATTAGCAGCAGCATCTGGTTTAGTTGTCAAAGGGACTGCAGGATCAGTAATTGAATATAAAAAATTAGGTACAGTTACTGAATTTAATATTGAAGAAAGTATACAAGGTATTGATAATAAAGTTATCAAAATAATTCAACTTAATGATAGTAAACTAATTGAATCAGGAAAAGAATATGTTCTGGCGTTAGATAAAGACTATGAAAATAACACATATTATATTTTGGGTGGAAACCAAGGAATATTTGAAGAGAGTAATGGAAAAATAATTACTTATAATGATTCATATGATGAAATCATAAATAATATCTCTGAAAGCAAAAGTAATAACAAGATTTCTGCAGATAACTTAGATCAAGTATTCGATATTTTTTCAAAGTATATAAATAATTAAATTTTTAATAGGATAGATTAGTTACAAAAAAGGTTCTTGGTAAGGAACCTTTTTTTGTAATTTTAGAATAAAGTTTAATCAAATTATTAATCTTTTTTTCTTATTTCTACTTTTACTTATTCTCTATTGTTGAAACAGGTAAAGAGGATGGCTTCAAGCCAAATAAGTCTTTTATATAAATGGCACACAGTTAATGCAACATTCAAAAAATATTCCAAAACTAAACTGATATAAATAATTCTGTGGTCTGTATAATTGCTTAATAATTGTCAAAAACTTAAATACCTTATGCTGATACATTTGAATTCTCTATATTCATATTGACATTATAGGGTATACTGTGTATAATCTCGAATAACATAATTCAATGTTTTCATGTCCAATCTGTAAGCTGTTTAATAAATATAAAATACTTGCTAGCTGTTATTGAGGAGGTCTTTCAGTATGACACTAAAGGAAATTGCCAAGCGTGCAGGGGTATCAGTTTCCACCGTTTCCCGTATTATCAATTCAGAAGATGGTAATTTTGCACGTAAGGAAATACGTGATAAGGTGTGGGAGATCATCAGGGAGACGGAATATGTCCCGAATCAGTCAGCCATCCAGTTAAAGCAGAACAAAAATGGTAAGGTTAAAGTACCCTTAACAATAACCTGTATCCTTGGAAGAACCAGGAATTTAGAGGATAATCCATTCTTTGCGCAGGTTGCCCGAGCCGTTGAGCAAAAAGCCCTCAGTTTAGGTTATGTGATTTCTTTATCCTATTCGGTATTGGATATAACCAATCTGGATCTACTCAAGAAAATTGAATCTGTAAAAACGGATGGTGCAATTGTTATTGGACGTTTTGAAATGGGAACAATTAAATTCTTGAAAGCTCATTATAAAAATATTGTCTATGTAGGCCGTAATGTAATAGATGCCGATTTGGATCAGGTAATTTGTGACGGTTATGAAGCGACCCGTGAGGCTCTAAATTATCTGATCCAATGCGGACATAAACGAATAGGTTATATTGGTGAAACGGTTAATGAAGCCCGCTATAATGCTTACATAAACATTGCCTCAAAAAAGAAACTGGAATATGACAACAGTATCGTCTGTTCCTGTCCCCAGAACGGAGCCGGGGGATATCAAGGTGCAGATATGCTGTTAAAGAAAGCGAAACCCTTACCCACCGCAGTATTCTGTGCTACAGATGTTACAGCGATTGCGGCAATCCGTCGTTTTACAGAAGCAGGCATAAAGATTCCGGAGGATATATCTGTTATTGGTATGGATGATATTGAGCTTGCAGGTTATGTGTCACCAATGCTGACCACCATTGGTATGCCCAAATCTGAATTGGGTAATATTGCTGTGCAAACACTTGTCAACCGCATGAATAAAAATCACAAATTACCTATGAAAATATTTCTTCCTTATAAATTAGCAATCAGAGAGAGTGTTGCAAAGCATATTTAAAACGAATAAAGCTTTCTTTATAATCTATAAAAGATAAAACTTCAGCTAAATCCAGCAGCCAAAGGTAGATACGACCCATACCAAAAGAAATAGCAGTTCGGAAATACATAAGAACCTTAAATCCCAGAACCTCCATAATAAATACAATCAACTGACTGCTGTACGACGGTTTTTCTTTTACCGTCGTGCGGCAGTTTTTAGTCATCACTATTTAATTCAGCAATAAAGCTTTATTGCTGAATTTGATAGAAAAAATCCTCTTTGGAATTACATATTGTAAGATTTCCATCAATGCGTCCAAAAAATCTATCTCTTAACCCAGGGTATTTCTTTTTACATCTGCTTACGCAACCAAATTCCAGATTGCAATTACTCTCCTTTGCATATGCTGCAATCTCATCCTTGTTGAAATTAGAACAGCGTTTACATACCTTTACTTTTTTCATAGTCAATCACCTTATCCTTTATGCAGTATTCTTATTTACCGATTCAATTAAGAAAAAAGACAGCATCAAATTATGTGGCATAAGCTACTATTTTACTTAAAATATTGTACATAAGACTACAGCTTACTATTTCTACTGTCTGGCAACGTTTCATTCTATAGATTAGCACAGTTAGAATGTAACCGTTCCTGTCTGCATAGGTCCAAGCACAACAATTGCTTCTTTAACATGAATTTCATATACATCTAAAAACCTGCCTGCCATTTCCAGTGTTCTTTCAAAGCCTGGAATCTGCGTTATAAACATGTCCTTTAATTCATCAATGGTAAAGTCGCTCTTATGAACGGTAGCTTTTTGGCTGCGAACATGAATATGTCCATCGGCAGGTGCAGGGACAGTTGTGAAAGCAACCTCATTATTTCTTGCAAATTCAGTCACCTTTGGCATATTTCTGTTAGTAGAAAAGTAAATGACGCTGGGTCTGACCGGATCAAAACAACTTGATACACAGCGGATATTCGCCTTGTTGTCAATCGCTGTTGCTAATGCAATAGAATATGCTTTTTGAACAATTTCCTGATATTTTTCAGTATACTCCATACTGGTCTACCTCCTTATGATTATTATGCTTTTAGACTAACATGGTAACCTTGACAGCATTATGTCAGTGTTTTAAAATAAATAAAAGTAATCATTTTCTTGTTCATCGAAAGGAATAAAAAATGAAGATTGACAGACTGATATCGATTATTTTGCTGCTACTTGAAAAGAAAAAAGTCAGCGCCAGAGAGTTATCGGAAACATTTGAAGTTTCACTTAGAACAATCTATCGCGATATAGAAACAATTGATATGTCTGGCATACCGATTATTTCAACTACCGGAGTCAACGGTGGTTTTCAGATTATGGAAAAATATAAAATTGACAAGAATGTATTTTCCGTTTCTGACCTCGTAGCCTTATTAAGAGGCTTACAGGGGGTATCAGCCGTCATGAGTAGAGAAGAAATAGTTCATACTACAGCAAAAATACAAAGCCTTATCCCTGCAGAACAAGCCAATGAAATAGAGTTACGTTCCAATCAAGTTTTATTAGATTTACAGCCGTGGAAAGAACATCCCAAAGTGCAAACTTATTTTTCTGAAATCAAAGAGGCTGTGAAAAACCAGCAATTGATTTCTTTTGCGTATTTTAATCGTTCCGGGCATACAAGTAAGCGTAAAGTTGAACCGTATAGAGTTATGATAAAAGCACATAGCTGCTATCTAATGGGGTTTTGCTTAGTACGAAATGAATTTCGTTTATTTAAATTGGTACGTATGTCAGAGCTGCAAATTCTTAACGAGTTATTTTCATTGCGGGAATTGCCCAGGGAATTACCGCATATAATTTCTGAATTTACGGACATGATGGATAAAAAGCAAATCACCGTTAAATTACGTATTCACGAATCTGTGAGGGATAAGGTCATAGATTATTGCGGAAATGAAAATATTACCCCCTTTAATGAAGATCATTTTATAGCCCTGTTACCGTTTATTGATGACGATTCCGGATATAATCTTATTCTAGGCTTTGGCGATAAATGTGAATGTTTAGAACCTGTGGAAGTTAGAAATGAACTTATCCGTAGAATCGATAATCTGGCCAGGCTTTATACCCGCCCGCTTCTACAGTAATTTATGGGGAATGCTAACGGCAAGCAGGCCAAGTATAAGCAGAATTGCTCAAATATTAATGACTGTACCAGAGATGTGCAGGTAAATGCAGAAACTATCAGGAACAATAACTGTCTGGTGCAGTTCTTTCCTGATATCATAACCATGGTTTGAAAAATACATGATACAACGTGCTTTAACAGTAGCCAAATAAAAAATAATGCGGTAAAATAAAAAGAAGCTGTAACCAATTTATTAACAAAAAAGCGGATTCTAAACTATTATTTAGTTGAGAGTCTGTTTTTTTGTCTTCTCAAAGATTTTAAAATACAGGATTTATGCATATTAACAGCTACGCAAACGTTTTACCTTTTTACTGTTGCATAACTATTACTTCTAAAGTATAATCATAAATCATAGTAATCATATATGAATTAATATCATCTGTTTTGATCAGAAGCTATTATCTTTGACTTATCAGCAATAGTCAATAGCAGGCTTTATGAAGGAGGAAAGGAGTATTTATGAAAATCAGAAAACTGTTTACGTTCGGATTAACAATGGCATTAGTAACGGGGGTATTGGCTGGTTGTGGCAACAAGAGTAAAGATGTGGATGTATCAAGTGCAAAATCTGTGGAAATTACGAATGTATCTTACGATCCTACCAGAGAATTTTATGAAGCCTATAACAAAGAATTCGCAAAATACTGGAAAGAGAAGACCGGTCAGGAGGTTACTGTTGTGCCATCCCATGGAGGCTCCGGAAAGCAGGCTCGTTCTGTTATTGAAGGTAATGAAG from Anaerocolumna sp. AGMB13020 encodes the following:
- a CDS encoding matrixin family metalloprotease, coding for MKLKHSLVSFTIVFMLVLVSLHPSKASAATGIDLSYWYTDSSDIYYWDTSTIKTFTGTNVTNSLLSTTKINEYVSLGFSSWNSATGLSRNIVASQSQANLAIGGISSSDASSIGIPVNVAGVTLYSGTFAINGYYNNSTKYIYKISSPTNLYLVNSSATSSFTETTWKKVVVHEMGHAFGYTGHYNSGNIMQEYIENVTSTTPSTNEKNHIGQVY
- a CDS encoding LacI family DNA-binding transcriptional regulator, which produces MTLKEIAKRAGVSVSTVSRIINSEDGNFARKEIRDKVWEIIRETEYVPNQSAIQLKQNKNGKVKVPLTITCILGRTRNLEDNPFFAQVARAVEQKALSLGYVISLSYSVLDITNLDLLKKIESVKTDGAIVIGRFEMGTIKFLKAHYKNIVYVGRNVIDADLDQVICDGYEATREALNYLIQCGHKRIGYIGETVNEARYNAYINIASKKKLEYDNSIVCSCPQNGAGGYQGADMLLKKAKPLPTAVFCATDVTAIAAIRRFTEAGIKIPEDISVIGMDDIELAGYVSPMLTTIGMPKSELGNIAVQTLVNRMNKNHKLPMKIFLPYKLAIRESVAKHI
- a CDS encoding pyridoxamine 5'-phosphate oxidase family protein, with translation MEYTEKYQEIVQKAYSIALATAIDNKANIRCVSSCFDPVRPSVIYFSTNRNMPKVTEFARNNEVAFTTVPAPADGHIHVRSQKATVHKSDFTIDELKDMFITQIPGFERTLEMAGRFLDVYEIHVKEAIVVLGPMQTGTVTF
- a CDS encoding helix-turn-helix transcriptional regulator, which encodes MKIDRLISIILLLLEKKKVSARELSETFEVSLRTIYRDIETIDMSGIPIISTTGVNGGFQIMEKYKIDKNVFSVSDLVALLRGLQGVSAVMSREEIVHTTAKIQSLIPAEQANEIELRSNQVLLDLQPWKEHPKVQTYFSEIKEAVKNQQLISFAYFNRSGHTSKRKVEPYRVMIKAHSCYLMGFCLVRNEFRLFKLVRMSELQILNELFSLRELPRELPHIISEFTDMMDKKQITVKLRIHESVRDKVIDYCGNENITPFNEDHFIALLPFIDDDSGYNLILGFGDKCECLEPVEVRNELIRRIDNLARLYTRPLLQ